In Carya illinoinensis cultivar Pawnee chromosome 9, C.illinoinensisPawnee_v1, whole genome shotgun sequence, the following are encoded in one genomic region:
- the LOC122277565 gene encoding uncharacterized protein LOC122277565, translating to MRITVTRTNTLLSSLLHFSSPPFRSLFLIFLRAPLCFYLCSSSHSYFFFLIFHSQIHILIYHAAMDLAPEQLQYLTIPDILGEAISIPKQSPKTFYLITLILIFPLSFAILAHSLFTHPLLVQIQNYSQTDPSQTRHEWTLLLLFQFFYLIFLFAFSLLSTAAVVFTVASLYTSKPVSFSSTMSAIPKVFKRLFVTFLWVTLLMMAYNFVFVGFLVLLIIAIDTQNVLLLFLSAVVIFLLFLVAHVYITALWHLASVVSVLETVHGFAAMKKSYELLKGKTFYASVLVFIYLAICLVIGGVFSSVVVHGGYKYGVFVRIVVGGFLVGMLVIVNLVGLLVQSVFYYVCKSYHHQGIDKTALHDHLGGYLGEYVPLKSSIQMENLEI from the coding sequence ATGCGCATCACCGTCACTCGCACAAACACGCTTTTATCATCCCTTCTCCATTTCTCGTCTCCCCCTTTCCGTTCTCTCTTTCTGATTTTTCTAAGAGCACCTCTCTGTTTCTATCTCTGTTCCTCTTCACATTcgtatttcttttttctcatttttcattctCAGATCCATATCTTGATATACCACGCAGCTATGGATCTAGCCCCTGAACAGCTTCAATACCTCACAATCCCAGATATTCTCGGAGAAGCAATCTCCATCCCCAAGCAGTCCCCCAAGACTTTCTACCTAATTACCCTGATCCTCATCTTCCCTCTCTCCTTCGCAATTCTAGCTCACTCTCTCTTCACCCACCCGCTCTTAGTTCAGATCCAGAACTACTCACAAACCGACCCGTCCCAGACCCGCCACGAATGgaccctcctcctcctcttccagTTCTTCTACCTCATCTTCCTTTTCGCCTTCTCCCTCCTCTCCACGGCCGCTGTTGTCTTTACCGTTGCCTCCCTATACACCTCCAAGCCCGTCTCTTTCTCCTCCACAATGTCTGCCATTCCCAAGGTCTTCAAGCGTCTGTTTGTAACATTTTTGTGGGTCACTCTTTTGATGATGGCCTACAATTTTGTGTTCGTTGGTTTCTTGGTGTTATTGATCATAGCTATTGATACCCAGAACGTCCTTTTGCTGTTTTTGTCTGCGGTGGTCATCTTCTTGCTCTTTCTTGTTGCTCATGTCTATATCACAGCGTTGTGGCATTTAGCCAGTGTGGTTTCGGTCCTGGAGACGGTACACGGGTTCGCTGCGATGAAGAAGAGCTACGAATTGCTGAAGGGGAAGACCTTTTACGCTAGCGTGCTCGTTTTCATATATTTGGCGATTTGCTTGGTTATTGGGGGCGTATTCAGCTCGGTGGTGGTGCACGGAGGGTACAAATATGGGGTTTTTGTGAGGATTGTGGTGGGTGGGTTCTTGGTGGGGATGTTGGTGATTGTGAATTTGGTGGGGTTGTTGGTGCAGAGCGTATTTTACTATGTTTGCAAGAGCTATCATCATCAGGGGATTGATAAGACCGCATTGCATGACCATCTGGGTGGCTATCTCGGGGAGTATGTGCCTCTGAAAAGCAGCATTCAGATGGAGAATTTGGAAATTTGA